The Abditibacteriaceae bacterium genome includes a window with the following:
- a CDS encoding PAS domain S-box protein, whose product MPQFTADLEDAVGKHQLASEEQYHALADAMPQIVWTARPNGRLDYYNRRWFDYTGITLDETQGRGWEMLLHPDDFSKFNEKWTAALRTGETFETEYRFKRAVDGVYRWHLARAVPVYDADTNILKWIGTCTDIEEKKREAEAFAARAAIVEAADDAIIGEDMEGTIVTWNGGARRLYGYSAEEAIGCSAAMLIPPEMPQELSQILQTIQRGETMEHHETVRVRKDGKRLDVSFTLSPIKDGQGKITGIAGIARDISKAKESEAELRRSNAELEQFAYVASHDLQEPLRAMAGTVQVLQRRYQGQLDARADEIIAHAVAAVTRMQTLVSDLLAFSRLSRHGDPFTLTHFTDILNDVSANLEVAIAESGAAITHDPLPEVMADASQLRQLLQNLISNAIKFRGEDPLQIHISSRREKNTWLFSVRDNGPGIEPQYFERIFIIFQRLVTRDEYPGTGIGLAVCKKIVERHGGRIWLESQVGTGTTFYFTVADSLDKSGPTKGKDSS is encoded by the coding sequence ATGCCACAATTCACTGCCGATCTGGAGGATGCCGTCGGAAAACATCAACTCGCGAGCGAGGAACAGTATCATGCTCTGGCAGATGCCATGCCTCAGATCGTGTGGACGGCACGGCCTAATGGGCGACTAGATTATTACAATCGTCGGTGGTTCGATTACACTGGCATCACTTTAGATGAAACGCAAGGACGCGGTTGGGAGATGTTGCTTCATCCCGACGATTTCTCGAAGTTCAATGAAAAATGGACGGCGGCGCTCCGAACAGGTGAAACATTTGAAACTGAATACCGCTTCAAGCGCGCTGTAGATGGAGTCTATCGTTGGCATCTCGCGCGCGCGGTCCCTGTTTACGATGCCGATACCAATATTCTCAAATGGATTGGCACCTGTACCGATATCGAGGAAAAAAAGCGCGAAGCCGAAGCGTTTGCTGCTCGTGCCGCTATTGTCGAAGCCGCCGATGATGCAATTATCGGCGAAGACATGGAAGGCACCATCGTGACATGGAATGGAGGCGCGCGGCGCCTCTACGGCTATTCCGCAGAAGAAGCTATCGGATGTTCTGCAGCGATGCTTATTCCACCCGAGATGCCCCAAGAATTGTCGCAGATTCTGCAGACAATTCAGCGTGGCGAAACGATGGAACACCATGAAACGGTGCGAGTGCGCAAAGATGGCAAGCGTCTCGATGTGTCATTTACCCTTTCGCCGATTAAAGACGGGCAAGGCAAGATTACTGGAATCGCAGGAATTGCGCGTGATATCAGCAAAGCTAAAGAATCGGAAGCCGAGCTAAGGCGTTCCAATGCCGAACTCGAACAGTTTGCCTACGTGGCTTCCCACGATTTACAGGAACCATTGCGCGCCATGGCAGGCACCGTTCAAGTTCTTCAGAGGCGCTACCAAGGGCAGCTCGATGCTCGCGCTGATGAAATTATTGCACACGCCGTGGCTGCGGTTACCCGTATGCAAACTCTCGTGAGCGACTTGCTGGCATTCTCCCGCTTGTCCCGGCATGGCGATCCTTTTACTCTTACCCACTTTACCGATATCCTTAATGATGTCTCGGCTAACCTGGAAGTGGCCATTGCAGAAAGCGGTGCCGCGATAACGCACGATCCATTGCCCGAAGTCATGGCAGATGCATCTCAGCTTCGTCAGTTGCTACAAAATCTGATAAGTAACGCCATTAAGTTTCGTGGCGAAGACCCTCTTCAAATTCATATCAGCTCACGCCGCGAAAAAAACACCTGGTTGTTTTCGGTTCGTGACAATGGTCCTGGAATCGAGCCGCAGTACTTCGAGCGTATCTTTATTATTTTTCAACGTCTGGTCACGCGCGATGAATATCCGGGCACAGGCATCGGCCTGGCCGTGTGTAAGAAAATTGTGGAGCGCCATGGTGGACGTATTTGGTTGGAATCCCAGGTTGGAACAGGAACAACATTTTACTTTACCGTGGCTGATTCGCTAGATAAGTCCGGACCAACAAAGGGAAAGGACTCTTCATGA
- a CDS encoding PAS domain S-box protein has product MNDSSQDSPLQILLVEDNLTDVLLLEDALEEVNFEKIVLTHAKRLDEALRLLPAKHFDAVLLDLGLPDSQGLETFARMQREYPAVPILVLSGLHDEKLALTAVQDGAQDYLVKGNISSNTLARAIRYGIERKRTTEKLISSELGYRRLFETAQNGIFILDAETCQIADANIFLEDLLGYPTSDFVGKRLWEITPFRYKEASEAAFRTLREKSYIRYDDLPLATRDGRQINVEFISNVYEVDGREVIQCNIRDITERKKAERAVQESHRFLQATLDALASHIAVLDQDGKIIAVNKAWQQFSEENDGSATTCGIGASYFDVCDAALGPWAEDAPLVARGIRAAMTGEQKDFCIEYPCHSATEKRWFNVRVTSFGSEYPDRIVVAHENITERKLAENALRDSEVRFQSIVANTPGVVYQYVINTDGTVEIPFVNEACRELFEMEPEEIQEAANFPLNFIYPEDLAECQRGAVESADTLTPWNWEGRIQLRSGKVKWVQAASRPQRLPNGSTLWDGLMVDVSARKVAQQERDRFFTLSLDMLGIVDMDGYLKRVNPAFIETLGFSEEELMARSFRELVHPDDRAALHIAVDNLSKGIPLNDLVNRYRAKNGSWRWLEWRSVAIPEEGLIYAAARDITERKEAESSLRRMRDELEINVIERTTDLRVTNEHLQLEMAERERTARDLRAAQEMLQLVLDSIPQAIFWKDIDCVYLGCNYRLALDAGYLTPEEVIGEDGCDMPWAKHAPFQQSDDREVMETDVPKIGVEEFYISSDGRPMWFRTNRVPLHDSQGKVIGILGSYEDITLQKEVEAAIHQARDEADAANLAKSEFLSRMSHELRTPLNAILGFGQILELRNASADPRQIDNIQQILKAGRHLLDLINEVLDIARIEAGYLSFLPEPVSVAHTVHEVLSLMQSLASSRDIQLINEVDVRGDVLYVLADQQRMKQVLLNLLSNAVKYNCEGGKVVVSTRVISSAADVEEAQGVRKLRLSVRDTGLGLKPTDISRLFVPFERLEAFRTQIEGTGIGLSLCKRLMEAMDGQIGVESDFGQGSTFWFELPLTEAPPKDHINRTVEDVDTYQKLVPLGMAVERPCTILYIEDNLANITLIEHILCELYSHMNFLPAMQGSLGLELAVQHCPNLILLDVNLPDIMGDEVLNRLKANPATREIPVVVLSADATARQIDRMLHAGASHYLTKPLDIEQFYSVLEETLTLQ; this is encoded by the coding sequence ATGAATGATTCGAGTCAAGACTCTCCGCTGCAGATTCTTCTGGTTGAAGATAATCTGACCGATGTGCTGCTTCTGGAAGATGCTCTGGAAGAGGTGAACTTCGAAAAGATTGTACTGACTCATGCCAAGCGTCTCGATGAAGCACTGCGTCTTCTTCCGGCCAAGCACTTTGACGCCGTTCTTCTCGACTTGGGCTTGCCGGATAGCCAGGGCCTTGAAACGTTTGCGCGCATGCAGCGTGAGTATCCTGCTGTGCCGATTCTTGTGCTCTCTGGTTTACACGACGAGAAACTTGCACTAACAGCGGTGCAGGATGGCGCACAAGATTACTTAGTTAAAGGTAACATCAGTAGCAATACTCTCGCGCGGGCAATTCGATATGGCATCGAGCGCAAGCGTACTACGGAAAAGCTTATTAGTTCTGAGCTTGGTTACCGGAGACTTTTCGAAACGGCACAGAATGGTATTTTTATCCTTGATGCCGAAACCTGTCAGATTGCAGATGCTAACATCTTTTTAGAAGATCTATTAGGCTACCCAACATCAGATTTCGTCGGTAAGAGGCTCTGGGAAATCACTCCTTTTCGCTATAAGGAAGCCAGCGAAGCTGCCTTTCGCACGCTTCGTGAAAAAAGCTATATCCGCTACGACGATTTGCCACTTGCGACCAGAGATGGCCGACAAATCAACGTCGAATTCATCAGCAATGTTTATGAAGTTGATGGCCGGGAAGTTATTCAGTGCAATATCCGGGACATTACGGAAAGAAAAAAAGCGGAGCGCGCGGTGCAGGAATCACACCGCTTTCTCCAGGCGACACTCGATGCCCTCGCGTCCCATATCGCAGTTCTCGATCAGGACGGAAAGATTATCGCCGTGAATAAAGCATGGCAGCAGTTCTCGGAGGAAAACGACGGCTCTGCAACCACTTGTGGGATAGGGGCCAGCTATTTTGATGTGTGTGATGCCGCTTTAGGCCCCTGGGCCGAGGACGCACCGCTTGTTGCTCGAGGTATAAGGGCTGCCATGACCGGGGAGCAAAAGGATTTTTGTATTGAATATCCCTGCCATAGCGCGACGGAAAAGCGTTGGTTTAATGTTCGTGTAACCTCATTTGGGAGCGAGTATCCCGATAGAATCGTGGTCGCACACGAAAACATCACCGAACGTAAGCTGGCGGAAAACGCCCTTCGAGACAGTGAAGTGCGTTTTCAAAGCATTGTGGCCAATACGCCAGGTGTGGTTTACCAGTATGTGATTAATACAGACGGTACGGTCGAAATTCCCTTTGTCAATGAAGCTTGCCGGGAACTCTTCGAAATGGAGCCGGAAGAAATTCAAGAGGCTGCCAATTTTCCGCTCAATTTTATCTACCCGGAAGACCTCGCTGAGTGTCAAAGAGGTGCAGTTGAGTCTGCTGACACTTTGACACCATGGAATTGGGAAGGCCGAATCCAATTACGCTCGGGGAAGGTCAAGTGGGTGCAGGCTGCCTCGCGTCCCCAGCGCTTGCCCAATGGCAGTACGCTGTGGGATGGGCTAATGGTGGATGTTTCCGCCAGGAAAGTCGCTCAGCAGGAGCGAGATCGATTCTTCACGCTGTCTCTGGATATGTTGGGCATCGTGGATATGGATGGCTACCTTAAAAGAGTCAATCCTGCTTTTATCGAAACGCTAGGCTTTTCTGAAGAAGAGTTGATGGCCCGTTCATTTCGAGAACTCGTGCATCCCGACGACCGCGCAGCATTGCATATTGCCGTCGATAATTTGTCGAAAGGAATTCCTCTTAATGATCTGGTCAATCGCTATCGGGCTAAAAATGGCTCCTGGCGTTGGCTTGAATGGCGTTCGGTTGCAATTCCCGAAGAAGGCTTGATTTATGCCGCTGCTCGGGACATCACGGAGCGGAAAGAAGCCGAATCGTCGTTGCGGCGAATGCGTGATGAATTGGAAATCAACGTTATCGAGCGGACGACCGATTTAAGAGTCACCAATGAGCATTTGCAGTTAGAGATGGCAGAACGCGAGCGTACCGCCAGAGATTTGCGCGCTGCTCAAGAAATGCTTCAGCTCGTCCTCGATAGCATTCCCCAGGCTATTTTTTGGAAAGATATCGATTGCGTCTACCTCGGCTGCAATTACCGTCTCGCTCTCGATGCTGGTTATCTAACCCCGGAAGAAGTTATTGGCGAAGATGGCTGCGACATGCCGTGGGCGAAGCACGCACCATTCCAACAATCGGATGACCGCGAAGTGATGGAAACCGATGTCCCCAAGATTGGTGTTGAGGAATTCTATATCTCTAGCGATGGCCGCCCAATGTGGTTCCGGACCAACAGAGTTCCGCTCCATGATAGCCAAGGGAAAGTTATCGGCATATTGGGAAGCTACGAAGATATAACTCTCCAGAAAGAGGTTGAAGCTGCGATTCATCAAGCTCGCGATGAGGCTGACGCTGCCAACCTGGCGAAAAGCGAATTCCTTTCGAGGATGAGCCACGAATTACGTACACCTCTCAATGCCATATTAGGGTTCGGGCAGATTCTCGAATTACGGAATGCCAGCGCCGACCCCCGACAGATCGATAATATTCAGCAAATCCTGAAAGCAGGACGCCACCTGCTAGATCTCATCAACGAAGTTCTTGACATTGCGCGCATTGAAGCTGGCTATCTTTCCTTTTTGCCGGAGCCGGTTTCTGTGGCGCACACAGTTCATGAAGTTTTATCCTTGATGCAATCTCTGGCTTCGAGCCGAGACATTCAGCTCATTAATGAGGTTGACGTGCGAGGTGATGTGCTTTATGTTCTTGCCGACCAACAGCGCATGAAGCAAGTTCTACTGAACCTTCTTTCCAATGCCGTGAAATATAATTGTGAGGGCGGCAAGGTTGTCGTTTCAACCCGCGTTATTAGCAGCGCGGCTGACGTTGAAGAGGCGCAGGGAGTGAGAAAGCTGCGGCTGTCCGTGCGGGACACCGGGCTGGGCCTTAAGCCTACAGATATTAGCCGATTATTTGTTCCCTTTGAGCGTTTGGAAGCGTTCCGAACACAAATTGAAGGAACAGGAATCGGCCTTTCTCTCTGCAAGAGGTTGATGGAAGCGATGGACGGGCAGATAGGCGTCGAAAGTGACTTCGGGCAGGGCTCTACATTTTGGTTTGAGTTGCCCTTGACTGAGGCTCCACCGAAAGACCACATTAACAGAACCGTTGAGGATGTCGATACTTATCAAAAGTTGGTGCCTCTTGGCATGGCTGTCGAGCGCCCGTGTACGATTTTGTACATCGAAGATAATCTGGCCAACATCACACTAATCGAACATATTTTGTGTGAGCTTTACAGCCACATGAATTTTCTCCCCGCCATGCAAGGCAGTCTCGGCCTTGAGCTCGCGGTGCAACATTGCCCCAACCTGATTTTGTTAGATGTTAACTTGCCCGACATCATGGGCGACGAAGTCTTAAATCGGCTAAAGGCCAATCCTGCCACTCGGGAAATTCCGGTCGTTGTTCTCAGCGCTGATGCAACTGCCCGCCAGATCGACCGAATGCTGCACGCCGGTGCGTCTCACTATTTAACGAAACCGTTGGACATCGAACAGTTCTACAGCGTTTTAGAAGAAACTCTAACGTTACAATAA
- a CDS encoding response regulator: MNATTTTRPIEILLVDDSSTDVMLAEEALDHAKVRNNLSVVKDGVEAMAFLRREEKYATAVRPDLILLDLNMPRKDGREVLAEVKADESLRTIPIVVLTTSQAQEDVLKAYGLHANCYISKPVDFDQFANVVRAIDQFWFTIVTLPTENQHE, from the coding sequence ATGAACGCTACGACAACGACACGCCCGATTGAAATTTTGTTAGTTGATGACAGTTCAACCGACGTGATGCTGGCCGAGGAAGCGCTGGATCACGCCAAAGTTCGCAACAACTTGAGCGTGGTAAAAGACGGCGTCGAAGCGATGGCCTTTCTGCGTCGGGAAGAAAAGTATGCTACTGCCGTTCGCCCCGATTTAATACTACTTGACTTAAATATGCCTCGTAAAGATGGACGTGAAGTTCTGGCCGAGGTCAAAGCTGATGAAAGTTTGAGAACAATTCCTATCGTGGTTTTAACAACGTCGCAAGCTCAAGAGGATGTGCTTAAAGCCTATGGGCTGCACGCTAATTGTTACATCAGCAAGCCGGTAGACTTCGATCAATTTGCGAATGTCGTGCGAGCCATCGACCAGTTTTGGTTCACCATTGTAACTTTGCCCACGGAAAACCAGCATGAATGA